In Streptomyces sp. NBC_00878, a single window of DNA contains:
- a CDS encoding TerD family protein — MTVNMTKGQAISLQKNDGGTLTAVRMGLGWQAAPRRGLFGSRTREIDLDASAVLFADKQPVDVVFFRHLVSDDGSVRHTGDNLVGGVGQGGDDEAILVDLARIPVHIDQIVFTVNSFTGQTFQEVQDAFCRLVDETNGQELARYTLAGGGQYTAQIMAKVHRAGAGWQMTALGTPANGRTFQDLMPAILPHL; from the coding sequence GTGACGGTCAACATGACCAAGGGTCAGGCCATCAGTCTGCAGAAGAACGACGGAGGCACGCTGACCGCGGTGCGCATGGGGCTCGGCTGGCAGGCCGCCCCGCGACGTGGCCTGTTCGGCTCTCGCACCCGCGAGATCGACCTCGACGCGTCCGCCGTGCTGTTCGCGGACAAGCAGCCGGTCGACGTGGTGTTCTTCCGCCACCTCGTCAGCGACGACGGCTCCGTGCGCCACACCGGTGACAACCTCGTCGGTGGCGTGGGCCAGGGCGGCGACGACGAGGCGATCCTCGTCGACCTCGCGCGCATCCCGGTCCACATCGACCAGATCGTCTTCACCGTGAACTCGTTCACGGGCCAGACCTTCCAGGAGGTGCAGGACGCGTTCTGCCGCCTGGTCGACGAGACCAACGGCCAGGAGCTGGCCCGCTACACCCTGGCCGGCGGCGGCCAGTACACCGCGCAGATCATGGCGAAGGTCCACCGCGCGGGCGCGGGCTGGCAGATGACCGCTCTCGGTACGCCGGCCAACGGCCGCACCTTCCAGGACCTGATGCCGGCGATCCTGCCGCACCTGTAG
- a CDS encoding TerD family protein: MTAELVRGQNHPLSQARLEIRVSAGKPIVAGATLSDEQGTVHGVEWVAHPGSPTLPGLEVSKQAAADHRLACDLDALPESVHRVSVLLALPLGVGGPVRFGAVAAPFVAVTGLDGSEVASYTITDLDAESAVVALELYRRQGAWKVRAVGQGYAGGLAELFADQGLPQARQLAGSINEAVAQGLARSVAAPPPRTSEGDRSRHAATPALGQNQGGSTPQGASGHVAPQHGHPGGQGPTSSGTPGHATPQGGRPSGPGQPDPSAVTQPAGAGAGGPVNYSHPGRQAAAPPPPPPTAPPAQPGQPAQPVAGDATGWSMEERLYNQVWGMFEDLARATAAYRSAVDFAESRMEQELDKVLSDPRSRIGGQGDAAREAARAKHAQLIDRAREALDRDLAQLTAEAEVVEPALPPAFARWDNPTWHGYRVPMEIPMALRLGDLHLPESAGLSIPMLVRLPLERGLWIDSGRSGSFDGSIADSDDLRRLGMDTAVAIAARLLAVYPAGEYTVHVIDPAGSGTSSLAPLVQTSVLDGPPAVGAAGVTDVLARLTQRVDLVQMAIRGGAADALPPGLDTAEQLLIVNDFPHGFDDRAVTQLRYLADEGPAVGVHLMLVADREDATAYGPLLDPLWRSLLRLTPVPDDHLADPWVGHAWTYDPSRVPPGSQVLQHVLTQVAAARRSWNR; encoded by the coding sequence ATGACGGCTGAGCTGGTCCGGGGGCAGAACCACCCGCTGTCCCAGGCCCGACTTGAGATCCGGGTGTCGGCCGGCAAACCGATCGTGGCCGGGGCCACGCTCAGCGACGAACAGGGCACGGTGCACGGTGTCGAGTGGGTGGCCCACCCGGGCTCACCCACTCTGCCCGGCCTCGAGGTCTCCAAGCAGGCGGCAGCCGACCACCGCCTAGCCTGTGACCTGGATGCCCTGCCGGAGTCCGTGCACCGGGTCAGCGTGCTGCTGGCGCTGCCGTTGGGAGTGGGCGGCCCGGTCCGGTTCGGTGCCGTCGCCGCACCCTTCGTCGCGGTCACCGGACTCGACGGCTCCGAGGTCGCCAGCTACACCATCACGGACCTCGACGCCGAGTCGGCCGTCGTCGCACTCGAGCTCTACCGCAGACAGGGCGCCTGGAAGGTACGCGCCGTCGGTCAGGGGTACGCGGGCGGCCTCGCCGAACTCTTCGCCGACCAGGGCCTTCCCCAGGCCCGCCAACTCGCGGGCAGCATCAACGAAGCCGTCGCCCAGGGCCTCGCCCGTTCGGTGGCCGCGCCCCCGCCGCGTACGTCGGAGGGCGACCGCTCCCGGCACGCCGCGACGCCTGCGCTCGGCCAGAACCAGGGCGGATCCACACCCCAGGGCGCCTCCGGCCACGTAGCACCGCAGCACGGACACCCAGGCGGCCAGGGACCCACGTCATCCGGCACTCCCGGACACGCGACGCCGCAGGGCGGCCGCCCCTCAGGGCCCGGGCAGCCGGACCCGTCCGCCGTCACCCAGCCCGCCGGTGCCGGAGCCGGCGGCCCCGTCAACTACAGCCATCCGGGACGGCAGGCAGCGGCACCTCCGCCGCCCCCGCCGACGGCGCCCCCGGCCCAGCCGGGACAGCCCGCGCAGCCCGTCGCGGGCGACGCGACCGGCTGGTCCATGGAGGAGCGCCTCTACAACCAGGTGTGGGGCATGTTCGAGGACCTGGCCCGCGCCACGGCCGCGTACCGCAGCGCGGTCGACTTCGCCGAGTCGCGGATGGAGCAGGAGCTCGACAAGGTCCTGTCCGACCCGCGCAGCCGCATCGGCGGACAGGGCGACGCGGCGCGTGAGGCCGCCCGCGCCAAGCATGCCCAGTTGATCGACCGGGCCAGGGAGGCCCTCGACCGCGACCTCGCCCAGCTCACCGCCGAGGCCGAGGTCGTCGAGCCCGCGCTGCCGCCCGCCTTCGCGCGCTGGGACAATCCCACCTGGCACGGCTACCGGGTCCCGATGGAGATCCCCATGGCCCTGCGCCTGGGCGACCTCCACCTGCCCGAGAGCGCGGGCCTGAGCATTCCGATGCTGGTCCGGCTGCCGCTGGAGCGCGGCCTGTGGATCGACAGCGGACGCTCCGGATCCTTCGACGGCTCGATCGCCGACTCCGACGACCTGCGCCGCCTCGGCATGGACACGGCAGTGGCGATCGCGGCCCGGCTCCTCGCGGTCTACCCGGCGGGCGAGTACACGGTGCACGTCATAGACCCGGCGGGCTCCGGCACCTCGTCCCTCGCGCCCCTCGTACAGACGAGTGTGCTCGACGGCCCGCCCGCCGTCGGCGCCGCGGGGGTGACCGACGTGCTGGCCCGTCTGACGCAACGCGTCGATCTCGTACAGATGGCGATCCGCGGCGGCGCGGCCGACGCCCTGCCGCCCGGCCTCGACACGGCCGAGCAACTGCTGATCGTCAACGACTTCCCGCACGGTTTCGACGACCGCGCGGTGACCCAGCTGCGCTACCTCGCGGACGAGGGCCCGGCCGTCGGCGTCCACCTGATGCTGGTCGCCGACCGGGAGGACGCCACCGCCTACGGACCGTTGCTCGACCCGCTGTGGCGCTCGCTGCTCCGGCTCACGCCTGTGCCCGACGATCACCTCGCCGACCCGTGGGTCGGGCACGCGTGGACGTACGACCCCTCGCGCGTCCCCCCGGGCAGTCAGGTGCTCCAGCACGTTCTCACCCAGGTCGCGGCGGCCCGCCGCTCCTGGAACCGCTGA
- a CDS encoding TerC family protein, which translates to MDVSVTLWVLTIVGLAALIAVDFFIGRKPHDVSIKEAGIWTVVWIVLAALFGLGLLVFSGGQPAGEFFAGFITEKSLSVDNLFVFVLIMAKFSVPTQYQQRVLLVGVLIALVLRAIFIAAGAAILASFAWVFYIFGAFLIYTAWKLIQEARADESDEDWEENKLLKAAEKRFGVADRYHGTKLWIQQNGKRVMTPMLVVMLAIGTTDVLFALDSIPAIFGLTQDPYIVFTANAFALMGLRQLYFLIGGLLRKLVHLSYGLSVILGFIGVKLVLHALHESGVHVPEISIPVSLGVICAVLVVTTITSLMASKKQAAAEAAQSDAEGAPKDSIEA; encoded by the coding sequence GTGGATGTTTCCGTGACCCTTTGGGTCCTGACGATCGTGGGCCTCGCCGCCCTCATCGCGGTCGATTTCTTCATCGGCCGCAAGCCGCACGACGTATCCATCAAGGAAGCCGGTATCTGGACGGTCGTCTGGATCGTCCTGGCCGCGTTGTTCGGCCTCGGACTGCTCGTCTTCTCCGGAGGCCAGCCCGCCGGAGAGTTCTTCGCCGGCTTCATCACCGAGAAGTCGCTGAGCGTCGACAACCTCTTCGTCTTCGTCCTGATCATGGCGAAGTTCTCCGTGCCCACGCAGTACCAGCAGCGGGTGCTGCTGGTCGGTGTGCTCATAGCGCTCGTCCTGCGCGCGATATTCATCGCAGCGGGCGCCGCGATCCTCGCGAGCTTCGCGTGGGTCTTCTACATCTTCGGCGCGTTCCTCATCTACACCGCCTGGAAGCTGATCCAGGAGGCCCGGGCAGACGAGTCGGACGAGGACTGGGAGGAGAACAAGCTCCTCAAGGCCGCCGAGAAGCGCTTCGGAGTCGCCGACCGCTACCACGGCACCAAGCTGTGGATCCAGCAGAACGGCAAGCGGGTCATGACGCCGATGCTGGTCGTCATGCTGGCGATCGGCACCACCGACGTGCTCTTCGCGCTCGACTCGATCCCGGCGATCTTCGGTCTGACGCAGGACCCGTACATCGTCTTCACGGCCAATGCGTTCGCGCTGATGGGTCTCCGGCAGCTGTACTTCCTGATCGGCGGACTCCTCAGGAAGCTGGTCCACCTCAGCTACGGCCTGTCGGTGATCCTCGGCTTCATCGGCGTCAAGCTGGTGCTGCACGCCCTTCACGAGTCCGGCGTCCACGTCCCCGAGATCTCCATCCCGGTCTCCCTCGGCGTGATCTGCGCGGTCCTGGTGGTCACCACGATCACCAGCCTGATGGCCTCCAAGAAGCAGGCGGCGGCCGAGGCGGCGCAGAGCGACGCCGAAGGCGCTCCGAAGGACAGCATCGAGGCCTGA
- a CDS encoding MFS transporter: protein MPRLAAAALAGTAIEFYDFFVYGTAAALVLGPLFFPTFSPVAGTLAAFGTFGIGFVSRPLGSVLFGHIGDRHGRRPVLVISLLLTGTATVAVGCVPTYDSIGTAAPVLLLVLRFLQGLGLGGEWGGAVLLTAEHAPPGRRGLWSSFPQIGPAVGFVLANGVMLVLSATLSEAQFASWGWRVPFWAAGVLAAAGLWLRSSLAESPQFLELREHARVPLVEVVRGHWRLVLLTAGALAIGYAVFYAVTTWSLAYATERLGVSRTVMLACIMAAVVVKGALTPVAAVLGDRYGRRPLCLAGCAATALWMFPMIALLSTGEPLLMFLGFLVALIAFVTMFGVIAAYLPELYEPRVRCTGAAVGYNLGGVLGGALTPIVATAVAEQSGRVPWGVAAYLTAISLLSLGCFALLPETRPVAVVAAEPATG from the coding sequence ATGCCGCGGCTCGCGGCCGCCGCGCTTGCCGGGACGGCCATCGAGTTCTACGACTTCTTCGTCTACGGGACGGCGGCCGCGCTCGTCCTGGGTCCGCTGTTCTTCCCCACGTTCTCGCCGGTGGCGGGGACACTGGCGGCCTTCGGGACGTTCGGGATCGGGTTCGTGTCGCGCCCCTTGGGCTCGGTCCTGTTCGGGCACATCGGGGACCGGCACGGTAGGCGGCCCGTTCTCGTCATCTCCTTGTTGCTGACCGGCACCGCGACCGTCGCCGTCGGCTGCGTACCGACGTACGACTCCATCGGAACGGCCGCCCCCGTACTGCTCCTTGTACTGCGTTTTCTCCAGGGGCTGGGGCTCGGCGGGGAGTGGGGCGGGGCTGTGCTGCTGACCGCGGAGCACGCTCCCCCCGGCCGGCGCGGGCTGTGGTCGAGCTTCCCGCAGATCGGGCCCGCGGTGGGGTTCGTCCTCGCCAACGGCGTGATGCTGGTGCTGTCGGCGACGCTCTCCGAGGCGCAGTTCGCGAGCTGGGGATGGCGGGTGCCGTTCTGGGCGGCGGGTGTGCTCGCGGCGGCGGGGCTGTGGCTGCGCTCCTCCCTCGCGGAGAGCCCCCAGTTCCTCGAACTGCGCGAGCACGCGCGCGTGCCGCTCGTCGAGGTCGTACGCGGGCACTGGCGGCTCGTCCTGCTGACCGCGGGGGCGCTCGCGATCGGATACGCGGTGTTCTACGCGGTGACGACCTGGTCCCTCGCCTACGCGACCGAGCGGCTCGGGGTGAGCCGTACGGTCATGCTGGCCTGCATCATGGCGGCCGTCGTGGTGAAGGGTGCGCTGACTCCGGTGGCGGCGGTTCTCGGCGACCGGTACGGACGGCGGCCGTTGTGCCTGGCGGGCTGCGCGGCAACCGCCCTGTGGATGTTCCCGATGATCGCGCTGCTGTCGACGGGCGAGCCGCTGCTGATGTTCCTCGGTTTCCTGGTGGCACTGATCGCGTTCGTGACGATGTTCGGCGTGATCGCCGCGTATCTGCCGGAGCTGTACGAGCCGCGTGTGCGCTGCACCGGTGCCGCCGTGGGCTACAACCTGGGCGGTGTGCTCGGAGGCGCGCTCACGCCGATCGTGGCGACGGCGGTCGCCGAGCAGAGCGGGCGGGTTCCCTGGGGTGTGGCCGCCTATCTGACGGCCATCTCGCTGCTCAGCCTGGGGTGCTTCGCGTTGCTGCCGGAGACCCGGCCGGTGGCGGTGGTGGCGGCGGAGCCGGCCACGGGGTGA